A DNA window from Brassica napus cultivar Da-Ae chromosome C1, Da-Ae, whole genome shotgun sequence contains the following coding sequences:
- the LOC106374231 gene encoding putative B3 domain-containing protein REM4 codes for MVDPVMVSSTNKPIFFIDLSGQNSIPMIPDSFISNHVKGKTQSTKLKLTSDVSDTSWEVELDGQRFARGWKQFSVHHGVRNDDVLSFRHDGDMVFHVTPFGRSFSHQIQFISSTSEDKNDDDEHNIFDDDVYDDDEEHADAGDDDDDDDDGDSTSEEELFPSSKKKAIAETESSLDDSYLVAHVTSSNLNRNHMGISNKFARPNGLKNRQCEIDLLNEEGKSWTLELRHNKTTGQAYMCRGWTSFCQGNGIKAGSSCRFKLVKNGTKPVLQLCPNTSTILHKKRDVPETEGDEIGYEDCSETAQMNQNRTVAIEFKPHMLRNGQLRIPASFSRENGINEAGEITIVNKDGVEWKLHLVSVKGRGQFYVKGFKDCFRANGIKKVGDCFTLDVVRGGSSPILKICSKIKEASFDGNQTTKRRQSRMIQAPRAEEEMETRVQKKARVSAEEGSSRRTRASNKSSVGPANLQHKKPLEPCSISDQVNKVRQSIVHTLTDVRQFRSELEIKEQNLETSLLEIDALGMI; via the exons ATGGTGGATCCAGTTATGGTCTCCTCTACCAACAAACCCATCTTCTTCATAGATCTCTCTGGACAAAACTCCATTCCT ATGATTCCGGATTCGTTTATTTCGAATCACGTGAAGGGTAAAACTCAGTCAACGAAACTGAAACTGACTTCGGATGTTTCGGACACATCATGGGAAGTTGAACTGGACGGCCAGAGATTCGCTCGCGGATGGAAACAGTTCTCGGTTCACCATGGCGTCCGAAACGACGACGTTTTGAGTTTCAGGCACGACGGGGACATGGTCTTCCACGTCACGCCCTTCGGACGTAGCTTCTCTCATCAGATACAGTTCATCTCTTCTACATCCGAAGataaaaatgatgatgatgaacataATATCTTTGATGATGATGTTTATGATGATGACGAGGAACATGCCGATGctggagatgatgatgatgatgatgatgatggagattCGACATCGGAAGAGGAATTATTTCCTTCGTCCAAGAAGAAAGCAATAGCAGAAACAGAGTCTTCACTAGATGACTCTTACCTTGTTGCGCACGTCACATCTTCAAACCTAAACCGAAATCATATG ggtATTTCAAACAAATTTGCCAGGCCAAATGGTCTGAAAAACAGACAGTGTGAGATTGATCTACTCAACGAAGAAGGCAAATCTTGGACTCTGGAACTTAGACACAACAAAACAACTGGTCAAGCTTATATGTGCAGAGGCTGGACAAGTTTCTGCCAAGGAAATGGGATCAAAGCCGGATCTTCTTGTAGATTTAAACTTGTTAAAAACGGAACCAAACCGGTGCTACAGTTGTGTCCCAATACCTCTACCATTCTTCACAAAAAACGTGACGTTCCTGAAACAGAAGGTGATGAGATTGGATACGAGGATTGTTCAGAGACAGCTCAAATGAATCAGAACAGGACTGTGGCAATAGAGTTTAAACCTCACATGTTAAGGAATGGTCAACTT CGAATCCCTGCATCATTTTCAAGAGAGAACGGGATTAATGAAGCAGGAGAGATAACTATAGTGAACAAAGACGGCGTAGAGTGGAAGTTGCATCTAGTTAGCGTCAAGGGACGTGGCCAGTTTTACGTTAAAGGTTTTAAAGATTGCTTTAGAGCCAATGGCATAAAGAAAGTTGGTGATTGCTTCACACTGGATGTTGTTCGAGGAGGAAGTAGTCCCATTCTCAAGATCTGCTCCAAG ATAAAGGAAGCATCATTTGATGGTAATCAGACTACGAAGAGAAGACAGTCAAGGATGATTCAAGCACCAAGAGCtgaagaagagatggagactaGGGTCCAGAAGAAAGCTCGAGTTTCCGCAGAAGAAGGATCATCTCGCCGTACCAGGGCATCAAACAAATCAAGTGTTGGTCCAGCAAACTTGCAGCACAAGAAACCACTTGAACCTTGCTCAATCTCTGATCAAGTGAATAAGGTGAGACAGAGTATTGTGCACACTTTAACAGATGTAAGACAGTTTCGGTCGGAGCTCGAGATAAAGGAACAAAATCTAGAAACTTCGCTGCTGGAAATTGATGCCCTAGGTATGATCTGA
- the LOC106372830 gene encoding feruloyl CoA ortho-hydroxylase F6H1-3-like, which produces MAPIGLTDVAITDFVVNQRHGVKGLVDIISPKTLPPCYIQLPEKRVTTEKLIMEAATTGKGALSAPVIPVIDVSDWKNPNVAEEICEAAATLGFFQIVNHGVSVDEQNELRAAGRGFFDLPTEEKKRYWEGSSVSDTAWYMTSFNPYKEAKLEWRDYLKFEYLSDQVDFAATWPTVCRDEVVNHSNRMKPIGRKILEILMNNLNARMEEETLMGTLRMNVNYYPECPDPKLTVGTGHHCDINTLTLLLQDDILGSLYARYGDKWLHIPPVMGAIVVNIGDMLQILSNDRYKSVEHLVMASRFLSRISFAYYCGPSYDSVIEPLREVLENGEKPLYKPTMYSDYMKYYFARPHTGSKTIESIKLP; this is translated from the exons atggcTCCGATAGGGCTCACCGATGTGGCTATTACAGATTTCGTAGTAAACCAACGTCACGGAGTAAAAGGTCTCGTCGACATTATATCTCCAAAGACATTGCCTCCATGTTACATCCAACTCCCAGAGAAACGAGTCACCACTGAAAAACTCATCATGGAGGCCGCAACAACCGGCAAAGGTGCATTGTCAGCACCGGTGATTCCGGTCATCGACGTTTCTGACTGGAAAAATCCTAATGTTGCGGAGGAGATCTGCGAGGCCGCTGCCACACTAGGGTTTTTCCAGATAGTAAACCATGGAGTTTCGGTGGACGAGCAAAACGAACTGAGAGCTGCTGGTCGTGGATTTTTCGATTTGCCGACGGAGGAGAAGAAACGATATTGGGAAGGAAGTTCGGTATCGGACACCGCTTGGTACATGACAAGTTTCAATCCCTACAAGGAGGCTAAGTTGGAGTGGAGGGACTATCTCAAGTTTGAGTATCTTTCCGACCAAGTGGACTTCGCTGCCACGTGGCCTACTGTGTGCAG GGATGAGGTTGTAAATCATTCCAATAGGATGAAGCCGATAGGTAGGAAGATTCTTGAAATACTAATGAACAATCTAAACGCAAGAATGGAAGAAGAAACCCTAATGGGAACTTTGAGGATGAACGTCAACTACTATCCCGAGTGTCCCGACCCGAAACTTACCGTAGGAACTGGTCACCACTGCGACATCAACACCCTCACACTTCTTCTCCAGGACGACATATTAGGCAGCCTTTATGCTCGATACGGTGACAAGTGGCTCCATATCCCTCCAGTTATGGGAGCCATTGTGGTTAACATTGGAGACATGTTACAGATCTTGAGCAATGATAGGTACAAGAGCGTGGAACATCTAGTGATGGCTAGTCGGTTTCTTAGCCGGATTTCTTTTGCGTATTATTGTGGACCGAGTTATGATTCCGTTATTGAACCGTTACGTGAGGTGCTAGAGAATGGTGAGAAACCATTGTACAAGCCCACTATGTATTCGGATTACATGAAATATTACTTTGCAAGGCCGCATACGGGTAGCAAAACTATCGAATCGATCAAGCTTCCAtga
- the LOC106372827 gene encoding B3 domain-containing protein REM5, whose amino-acid sequence MENASLSSPANPHFFQPLLSGFQSHLKIPVTFFSKHIEGKHEGKTVELRSDSSDRTWKVKMEGHRLTEGWKEFAKAHDLRIYDVVIFRQEGDMLFHVTAFGTSCCEIQYAPSGIHVKVKEESEEVGNNGIIIQRENLQEGRKNLRLSQHGVPLDFARRNGLNKGRRVIALRNQEGKTWESKLKSTRSGQVFICRNWRSFCTASKLKIGDSFQFKLLENTETPVFQLCSLSEVKPKKETLSESEEDNVVDKTETPRFVKITTTASSLEIGKQVRLRNIYVFGFFFSFVMLSLLSESTGTFHESKQAQQAGEDSIGRQRQSGVVDET is encoded by the exons ATGGAGAATGCATCACTCTCCTCTCCGGCGAACCCCCATTTCTTCCAGCCTCTTCTTTCCGGTTTCCAAAGCCACCTT AAAATTCCTGTGACGTTCTTCTCCAAGCATATAGAGGGAAAGCACGAGGGTAAGACTGTTGAACTGAGATCAGATTCTTCTGACAGAACATGGAAAGTGAAGATGGAAGGCCATAGGCTCACTGAAGGTTGGAAAGAGTTCGCCAAGGCACATGATCTTCGAATCTATGACGTCGTTATCTTCAGACAAGAGGGAGACATGTTGTTCCACGTCACTGCTTTTGGAACCAGTTGCTGTGAGATCCAATACGCACCGTCTGGCATCCATGTCAAAGTCAAAGAAGAGAGTGAAGAAGTTGGTAATAATGGAATCATTATTCAACGA GAGAATCTTCAAGAAGGGAGAAAGAATCTTCGTCTAAGCCAACAT GGTGTGCCCTTAGATTTTGCGAGACGAAATGGTTTGAACAAAGGGAGGCGTGTGATAGCTTTGAGGAACCAAGAAGGAAAGACATGGGAATCTAAATTAAAGAGTACGAGGTCTGGTCAGGTTTTCATATGTCGGAACTGGAGAAGCTTTTGCACCGCGAGTAAGTTAAAAATTGGAGACTCTTTCCAATTTAAACTGCTTGAAAACACGGAAACGCCTGTGTTTCAGCTCTGTAGCCTTTCAGAGGTGAAGCCGAAGAAGGAGACTCTATCTGAGTCCGAGGAAGATAATGTTGTTGACAAAACTGAAACACCCCGGTTTGTTAAAATAACTACTACAGCAAGCAGCCTTGAGATTGGTAAACAGGTGCGTTTAAGAAATATCTAtgtctttggtttcttcttttcttttgtcatgTTGAGTCTTCTTTCAGAATCTACCGGTACATTTCACGAGAGCAAACAAGCTCAACAAGCCGGGGAAGATAGTATTGGTAGACAAAGACAAAGTGGAGTGGTCGATGAAACTTAA